Proteins from a single region of Primulina tabacum isolate GXHZ01 chromosome 5, ASM2559414v2, whole genome shotgun sequence:
- the LOC142547149 gene encoding putative protein phosphatase 2C 43, translating to MCSWLGTTVSTCLRPFSRYARMSKDDDEDLGGADDTLLWSRDLERHSHGEFSIAMVQANEVIEDQSQVETGQNATFVGVYDGHGGPEASRYVCDHIFYHLLRLARENGKISEDVIRNAYSETENGFLTFVRRAYAIKPGIAAIGSCCLVGVIWNSTLFIANLGDSRAVMGYLDRSNKIVAEQLTRDHNASMEEVRKELRTLHPEDPQILVLKQGVWRVKGIIQVSRSIGDAYLKRSEFALDPSFPRFHLPEPLRRPVLRADPAISTRDLRRDDKFVIFASDGLWEHLTNQEAVEIVHNHPRPGVARRLLVSALRKAAKTREMPYNEIKKLDPGVRRHFHDDITVIVIFIDHEMLAIRNSPPLVSVRGFIDADGPSSFNFQ from the exons ATGTGTTCTTGGTTGGGAACAACAGTATCCACATGTCTGCGCCCATTCAGTCGATATGCCCGTATGAGCAAGGACGATGATGAGGATTTGGGAGGTGCAGATGACACACTTCTTTGGTCTAGAGATCTCGAAAGGCATTCGCATGGTGAGTTCTCAATTGCAATGGTTCAGGCTAATGAAGTTATCGAGGATCAGAGCCAGGTAGAGACAGGCCAAAATGCCACCTTTGTTGGCGTGTATGATGGCCATGGTGGACCTGAGGCTTCAAGATACGTTTGTGATCACATCTTTTATCATCTACTTA GACTTGCTCGAGAAAACGGTAAAATTTCTGAAGATGTTATTAGGAATGCATATTCTGAAACAGAGAATGGTTTTCTAACTTTTGTCAGAAGAGCTTATGCAATCAAACCGGGAATTGCTGCAATCGGTTCTTGTTGTCTAGTTGGAGTTATCTGGAACAGTACATTATTTATCGCTAATCTGGGAGATTCGAGAGCTGTAATGGGTTACTTAGACAGATCAAACAAAATTGTTGCTGAGCAGCTGACAAGAGATCATAATGCTAGTATGGAGGAAGTTAGAAAAGAACTTAGAACTTTACATCCAGAAGATCCGCAAATCCTAGTTTTAAAGCAAGGTGTTTGGCGCGTCAAAGGCATTATACAG GTTTCAAGATCCATTGGCGATGCCTATCTGAAGCGATCAGAGTTTGCCCTGGATCCATCTTTTCCAAGATTTCACCTTCCTGAACCTCTTCGTCGTCCAGTTCTAAGAGCTGATCCGGCCATTTCTACAAGAGATTTACGACGTGACGacaaatttgtcatttttgctTCTGATGGTCTTTGGGAACACTTGACAAATCAGGAGGCTGTTGAGATTGTACACAACCACCCAAGGCCG GGTGTAGCTCGAAGACTTCTTGTATCAGCTTTGCGAAAGGCTGCTAAGACTAGGGAGATGCCGTATAATGAAATCAAGAAACTTGATCCCGGGGTCAGGAGACATTTTCATGACGATATTACCGTCATCGTCATCTTCATAGACCACGAGATGTTGGCAATTAGAAACTCTCCACCTCTTGTCTCAGTACGAGGATTCATCGATGCTGATGGACCATCAAGTTTTAATTTTCAGTAA
- the LOC142547150 gene encoding 18 kDa seed maturation protein-like isoform X3 yields the protein MQAAKETATNVTASARSGMDKTKASVQGKAEEMKTRDPLQKEMAAQKKEAKIQEAEREKQGAVHQNNLARHEADAGGFGHGHTATGGNHHTAHTAGGAVPGGAGHVGDGHLTGTGRHAI from the exons ATGCAGGCAGCGAAGGAGACAGCGACTAATGTTAcggcttctgcaaggtctggcATGGACAAAACCAAGGCTTCCGTCCAGGGAAAG GCTGAGGAGATGAAAACTCGTGATCCATTGCAGAAAGAGATGGCCGCCCAAAAGAAAGAGGCGAAGATTCAGGAGGCCGAGCGCGAGAAACAGGGGGCGGTTCATCAGAACAATCTAGCCAGGCATGAGGCGGACGCTGGTGGTTTTGGGCACGGACACACCGCCACC GGGGGAAACCACCATACAGCTCACACGGCCGGGGGGGCTGTCCCTGGCGGAGCTGGACATGTCGGGGATGGACACCTGACTGGGACGGGACGCCATGCTATCTAA
- the LOC142547150 gene encoding 18 kDa seed maturation protein-like isoform X2 yields MQAAKETATNVTASARSGMDKTKASVQGKAEEMKTRDPLQKEMAAQKKEAKIQEAEREKQGAVHQNNLARHEADAGGFGHGHTATGGGTTGTGGNHHTAHKAGGAVPGGAGHVGGGHLTGTGHHAI; encoded by the exons ATGCAGGCAGCGAAGGAGACAGCGACTAATGTTAcggcttctgcaaggtctggcATGGACAAAACCAAGGCTTCCGTCCAGGGAAAG GCTGAGGAGATGAAAACTCGTGATCCATTGCAGAAAGAGATGGCCGCCCAAAAGAAAGAGGCGAAGATTCAGGAGGCCGAGCGCGAGAAACAGGGGGCGGTTCATCAGAACAATCTAGCCAGGCATGAGGCGGACGCTGGTGGTTTTGGGCACGGACACACCGCCACCGGTGGCGGCACGACAGGCACTGGGGGAAACCACCATACAGCTCACAAGGCCGGGGGGGCTGTCCCTGGTGGAGCTGGACATGTCGGGGGTGGACACCTGACTGGGACGGGACACCATGCTATCTAA
- the LOC142547150 gene encoding 18 kDa seed maturation protein-like isoform X1 gives MQAAKETAANVTASARSGMDKTKASVQGKAEEMKTRDPLQKEMAAQKKEAKIQEAEREKQGAVQQNKLARHEAEAGGFGHGYTTTGGGTTGTGGNHHTAHTAGGAVPGGAGHVGDGHLTGTGRHAI, from the exons ATGCAGGCAGCGAAGGAGACAGCGGCTAATGTTACGGCTTCTGCCAGGTCTGGCATGGACAAAACCAAGGCTTCCGTCCAGGGAAAG GCTGAGGAGATGAAAACACGTGATCCACTACAGAAAGAGATGGCCGCCCAAAAGAAAGAGGCGAAGATTCAGGAGGCCGAGCGCGAGAAACAGGGGGCGGTTCAGCAGAACAAACTCGCCAGGCATGAGGCGGAAGCTGGTGGGTTTGGGCATGGATACACCACCACCGGTGGCGGCACGACAGGAACTGGGGGAAACCACCATACAGCTCACACGGCCGGGGGGGCTGTCCCTGGCGGAGCTGGACATGTCGGGGATGGACACCTGACTGGGACGGGACGCCATGCTATCTAA
- the LOC142547151 gene encoding zinc finger CCCH domain-containing protein 14-like → MDTRKRGRGEFGLNGSDGFKKSKPEIDSLSRGIGSKSKPCTKFFSTAGCPFSENCHFLHYVPGGYKVVAQMMNLAPPPATRAITGPPHTQNGSAPAAIKTKICNRYNTAEGCKFGDNCNFAHGEWELGRPINSSENDPRTVGAISGCYSTRMEPPVPGPTAGFGVSATAKISVDAFRVGAIIGKGGMNSKQICRQTGAKLAIREHDADPNLRNIELEGTFEQIQRASAMLRELLVTVGSSNGSFAPGSNYKTKLCENFTKGLCTFGDRCHFAHGAAEQHKTGL, encoded by the exons ATGGATACTCGCAAGAGAGGAAGAGGTGAATTCGGTCTGAACGGAAGTGATGGTTTCAAGAAATCCAAGCCAG AAATTGACTCCTTGTCACGTGGTATAGGAAGCAAATCAAAGCCATGCACCAAGTTTTTCAG CACTGCTGGTTGTCCATTTAGTGAGAACTGCCACTTTCTTCACTATGTTCCTGGTGGCTATAAGGTTGTGGCCCAGATGATGAACCTGGCTCCTCCTCCAGCCACCAGAGCCATAACTGGACCACCACATACTCAAAATGGGTCTGCTCCTGCTGCCATTAAGACCAAAATTTGCAACAGATACAACACTGCTGAAGGTTGCAAATTTGGGGACAATTGCAACTTTGCTCATGGAGAGTGGGAACTTGGCAGACCCATCAATTCATCAGAGAATGATCCTCGTACGGTTGGAGCTATTTCAGGATGTTACAGTACTCGAATGGAGCCTCCAGTGCCGGGGCCTACGGCAGGTTTTGGTGTATCTGCCACTGCCAAAATCAGTGTCGATGCATTCCGTGTCGGTGCAATAATTGGGAAAGGTGGAATGAACTCCAAGCAGATTTGTAGGCAAACTGGGGCAAAGTTAGCCATCCGAGAGCATGATGCAGATCCAAATCTTAGAAACATCGAGCTTGAGGGTACATTTGAACAAATTCAGCGAGCTAGTGCAATGTTAAGAGAGCTCCTTGTTACTGTAGGCTCTTCAAATGGCTCATTCGCACCTGGAAGCAACTATAAAACCAAGCTCTGCGAGAACTTCACCAAAGGGTTGTGCACGTTTGGGGACAGGTGCCACTTTGCACATGGGGCGGCTGAGCAACATAAAACTGGTCTGTGA